In Camelina sativa cultivar DH55 chromosome 17, Cs, whole genome shotgun sequence, the genomic stretch ATGATATTAAGAGTCATTTAAGATAGTTACATAGATACCTCGCTCCATTGAGATTCTTCctttgattgtttctttattCCTGATCTTGGAAAATACAAGTTTCATCAGCTCGTTTATATCTGTATGCCCTAGAACTTTGTTGAAGTTACAATCTTGATGGAATTGCCTTCACAGAGACTTTCATTTCAAATACTGATGGTTCTTTGCCTTGTTCTTTATGCAGGTTATCTTTTCTTCAGAactaagaaaaaggaaatagatCCTGTAAACGAAGAGATGCCTGCTAAATCGGTTTCAGTTGCAGCACCTGTTACTGTGGAAAAGACTGTGTCTTCCGCAGTGGTTGCAGAGCCAGTGGTGGTCAAGGCACGTGAGCCAGTTCCGGAGAAACAACAACGTGAGCTCTTCAAGTGGATGTTGGAggagaaaaggaaattaaatccGAAAAACgcagaagagaagaaacggATTGACGAGGAGAAAGCGATTCTGAAACAGTTCATAGGCTCCAAAACCATTCCTACTCTCTGAGCTCAGCttgtgttggttctatagtttggtttggtttcttcaaTTCTTACTTTGTGGATATCAGATGTTTTGCTTTTGGAAACCTTTTTTCGTTTCAATGTTGAAATCAGTCACTTTGGTATCTTAAAACCCGTTCGGGTTTActcacaaaattaaaaacccatTCGGGTTCACTCACAAGACTTAAAACCCgtttgagttttgtgaattCAGATTTTTTAGGGCTGGCTTTTTTCAGGTTCGGGCCAGGCTGGGTTTTTTTTACCCACCACAACATTCTTAGATAAATGAATTCTTGTGAAGAATAAGAATATGCGGTACAATATAATCAAAGTCATAAAAATGTTgagattttttcaaattttatttcccTAGTTTTACAAATTGAAATAATTTAGGGAATTGATTATATATTGTGCAATTAGTTTCTATGCAAGTTTGGTAACTAATTTATTGGGATATTGATGTTGATCGCCGCTTAAGGTGCGTTACATTGATTTTGTCACATTGAATTATTGTTTCAATGCAgttcaattggtgacagcttgtcctgtgggaaggttgttaaagggtagGGACCAAGGTTGAGGAATGCATAACGCACCAATAACCAACTGGTGGATTTGGGtgtccacagtgaggggttaggatcaaTG encodes the following:
- the LOC104758788 gene encoding uncharacterized protein LOC104758788, with protein sequence MGGAPPPPPPLPKESFARRYKYVWPVLLTVNLAIGGYLFFRTKKKEIDPVNEEMPAKSVSVAAPVTVEKTVSSAVVAEPVVVKAREPVPEKQQRELFKWMLEEKRKLNPKNAEEKKRIDEEKAILKQFIGSKTIPTL